A single genomic interval of Calypte anna isolate BGI_N300 chromosome 3, bCalAnn1_v1.p, whole genome shotgun sequence harbors:
- the ARV1 gene encoding protein ARV1, with product MAALGAYRCIECNKEAAELYRDYRRGVLRISICKSCQKPVDKYIEYDPVIILINAVLCKTQAYRHILFNTKINIHGKLCIFCLLCEAYVRWLQLQDSSQNSDPDDLIRYAKEWDFYQMFGIASLEQTSFLVGIFLTLWWMRPEMLKTKSDFILLLKALLLSSYGKLLLIPAVIWEHDYTPLCLAFIKVFVLISNSQAIRVTLNLNRTLPWLAIFFGLILENSVVCFFQKMGLDV from the exons ATGGCGGCGCTTGGCGCTTATCGGTGCATCGAGTGCAACAAGGAGGCGGCGGAGCTCTACCGGGATTACCGGCGCGGGGTGCTCCGCATCTCTATCTGC AAATCCTGCCAGAAACCTGTGGACAAATACATTGAGTATGATCCTGTTATCATATTGATTAATGCTGTTTTATGTAAAACACAAGCATACAGGCACATCCTTTTCAATACCAAGATAAAT ATTCATGGGAAGCTCTGCATATTCTGCTTGCTCTGTGAAGCTTATGTCAGGTGGCTGCAGCTACAGGATTCAAGCCAAAATTCAGATCCTGATGACTTAATCAGATATGCCAAGGAATGGGATTTTTATCAGATGTTTGGTATAGCTTCTTTAG aACAAACTTCATTTTTGGTTGGCATTTTTCTTACCCTGTGGTGGATGAGACCTGAGATGCTGAAGACAAAGTCTGACTTCATTTTACTGCTCAAAGCTCTGCTCTTGTCCAGCTATGGAAAGCTGTTGCTGATTCCAGCTGTAATTTGGGAACATGACTACACACCTTTGTGCCTTGCATTTATAAAAGTGTTTGTCCTGATATCAAACTCTCAGGCAATTAGAG ttacATTGAACTTAAACAGAACACTCCCTTGGCTGGCCATCTTCTTTGGATTAATTTTGGAGAACAGTGTGGTCTGCTTCTTCCAGAAAATGGGATTGGATGTTTGA